From Oreochromis aureus strain Israel breed Guangdong linkage group 4, ZZ_aureus, whole genome shotgun sequence, a single genomic window includes:
- the map3k14a gene encoding mitogen-activated protein kinase kinase kinase 14 isoform X1 — translation MQFRLASIDLEDNMAVRQRLFNSTAPFTGPPKADLKGTYPSCSNAEQETEEAQEEGKDGKMGFTQKWSADKLTKLLTHGTAEQVEEMQFKTSTIVAQAECETQDSQEFSPSCYERSFRAFPKCLTTSLSSDQNNVACQTMATIQEASTSILSPRKSTHRRQKRKGKRKKQQKKKDKQRQRRRMPSGVPEQESGSSLIPILEDSSVEERSDLSTSCCSSFESSEEDDRRASFYSQQVYNKGSSCSPLNWPVLGNLSSVRSYEHNSSSDSLSSVGDCSLALAGLRGCVSQGDPCYAGPFFKEVERETREDEDEFSEADSVSNEGLIFYHEKIQPVDSEYKEGREYVFQHFIKEGSYGEVHSAEDVNSGFKFAAKKIALKRFNSEEVGAWSALRSPRVVKLFGVVREGPNVVLLMEHKAGSLGQLIVERGRLPEDLSLHYHSQVLTALEYLVKKRVVHLDIKADNVLLSDDGRDTFLCDFGHAERLDNQGQSLSRSKDLKGTETHMAPEIVKGEPRGAKADVWSSCCMLLHMLNGCQPWTRYYNCRLYLKIANEPPPLREIPPDCGSLTAEVIKAGLQKDPLKRSSASDLKEQTDRALREVGGLTSPVKGPYLEPLLNTNKPGDSMQFITSSADFEDEEMHQESVEKLITTGRTKKLTDEEEADAEKSKRGSPHEPQMLISELSHKRDNKITTVPELELRKLVGDFYLSSLSQLHSAEMQEQLLSCLSSDPYSNWEPWDKKDSGRWSLSPGDDLSSGVFSYNSQPDGQVFSLDFLGHTQQPPPCCFEGVDVCIRDFSDKKIRIREMRRVKVGHIATGISDQISERVFTLKTEHGQQIGHDEEVQESGLALRCFPAPDFSTSWRWRIKDGMLETR, via the exons ATGCAGTTCAGACTGGCATCTATTG ATTTAGAAGATAACATGGCGGTGAGACAGAGGCTCTTCAACTCAACAGCGCCTTTCACTGGACCACCAAAAGCTGACCTGAAGGGGACATATCCATCATGCTCCAATGCAGAGCAGGAGACTGAGGAGGCACAAGAGGAGGGGAAGGATGGCAAAATGGGATTTACGCAAAAGTGGTCTGCTGATAAACTCACTAAACTCCTGACACATGGAACTGCAGAACAAGTGGAAGAAATGCAGTTCAAGACCTCAACCATTGTTGCTCAGGCAGAAT GTGAAACCCAGGACTCCCAGGAGTTTAGCCCTTCCTGTTATGAACGATCCTTCCGTGCCTTCCCTAAATGCTTGACCACCAG TCTTTCATCTGACCAAAACAATGTGGCGTGCCAAACAATGGCCACCATCCAGGAAGCAAGCACATCAATACTCTCCCCAAGAAAGAGTACCCATAGGAGACAGAAACGTAAGGggaagaggaagaagcagcagaagaagaaggacaAGCAGCGACAGAGACGTCGAATGCCTTCTGGAGTGCCTGAACAAGAAAGTGGAAGTTCTCTGATCCCGATCCTG gAGGACTCTTCTGTTGAAGAGAGAAGCGATCTCAGTACCTCTTGCTGTAGCAGCTTTGAAAGCTCAGAGGAAGACGACCGAAGGGCTTCTTTTTACAGCCAACAAGTTTACAACAAAGGCTCAAGCTGTTCCCCTTTGAACTGGCCAGTTTTGGGTAACCTCTCCAGTGTTCGGTCATATGAGCACAACAGCAGCTCGGACTCTCTTAGCAGTGTGGGAGACTGCTCACTGGCCCTTGCTGGGCTCAGGGGCTGTGTCAGTCAGGGGGATCCATGCTATGCAGGGCCATTTTTCAAAGAAGTGGAGAGGGAGACTAGGGAAGACGAAGATGAGTTCTCGGAAGCTGACTCTGTTAGCAATGAGGGACTAATTTTTTATCATGAA AAAATTCAGCCTGTGGACTCAGAGTACAAAGAAGGGAGAGAGTATGTCTTCCAGCACTTCATCAAGGAAGGCTCCTATGGTGAAGTACACAGTGCTGAAGATGTGAACAGTGGGTTCAAATTTGCTGCCAAAAAG ATCGCCCTGAAGAGGTTCAACAGTGAGGAGGTGGGTGCGTGGAGTGCCCTCAGATCTCCTCGTGTGGTGAAGCTCTTTGGAGTGGTTAGAGAGGGGCCTAATGTCGTCCTTCTGATGGAACACAAAGCTG GCTCTTTGGGCCAGCTGATAGTGGAACGTGGTCGACTGCCAGAGGATTTAAGTCTCCACTACCACTCTCAAGTTTTAACAGCGTTGGAGTACTTAGTGAAGAAAAGGGTGGTGCATCTCGATATTAAAG CCGACAACGTGTTGCTGTCGGATGATGGTAGAGACACCTTCCTATGTGACTTTGGACATGCCGAAAGGCTCGACAATCAGGGTCAGAGCCTCAGTAGGTCCAAAG ATCTGAAGGGCACAGAGACTCACATGGCCCCTGAAATAGTAAAAGGAGAACCCCGCGGAGCTAAAGCAGATGTGTGGAGCAGCTGCTGTATGTTACTGCACATGCTCAATGGTTGTCAGCCTTGGACAAGATACTATAATTGTCGCCTTTATTTGAAG ATTGCTAACGAGCCCCCTCCTCTGAGAGAGATCCCACCTGACTGTGGCTCTCTCACTGCTGAAGTTATAAAAGCAGGACTCCAGAAGGATCCACTGAAGAGATCATCAGCATCTGACCTCAAAGAACAAACTGACAGAGCTCTGAGAGAAG TTGGAGGACTCACCAGCCCAGTGAAGGGTCCCTACTTAGAGCCCTTGCTTAACACCAACAAACCAGGTGACTCCATGCAATTCATCACCAGCAGTGCTGACTTTGAGGATGAAGAGATGCACCAAGAGTCCGTGGAAAAGCTGATCACAACAGGGAGGACAAAGAAACTGACTGATGAAGAAGAGGCAGACGCTGAGAAGTCGAAACGAGGCTCGCCTCATGAACCACAAATGCTGATCTCTGAGCTGAGCCACAAGAGGGACAACAAAATCACCACGGTACCTGAACTTGAGCTGCGGAAGCTGGTTGGAG atTTCTATCTGAGCAGCCTCTCCCAGCTTCATTCTGCTGAGATGCAGGAGCAGTTGTTGTCTTGCCTCAGCAGTGACCCTTACTCGAACTGGGAACCGTGGGACAAAAAG GACTCTGGCCGCTGGTCTCTGAGCCCAGGAGACGACCTCAGCTCCGGTGTCTTCTCCTACAATAGCCAGCCAGATGGGCAGGTGTTCAGCTTGGATTTCCTGGGTCACACACAGCAGCCACCACCTTGCTGTTTTGAAG GGGTGGATGTCTGCATCAGAGACTTTAGTGATAAGAAAATCCGGATCAGAGAGATGCGTCGGGTGAAGGTTGGCCATATTGCCACTGGAATCAGTGATCAG ATCTCTGAGAGGGttttcacactgaaaactgagCACGGCCAGCAGATTGGTCACGATGAGGAGGTGCAAGAGTCCGGCCTGGCGCTCCGCTGTTTTCCAGCTCCAGACTTCAGCACTTCCTGGAGATGGAGAATCAAAGATGGCATGCTGGAAACACGATAG
- the map3k14a gene encoding mitogen-activated protein kinase kinase kinase 14 isoform X2, whose product MAVRQRLFNSTAPFTGPPKADLKGTYPSCSNAEQETEEAQEEGKDGKMGFTQKWSADKLTKLLTHGTAEQVEEMQFKTSTIVAQAECETQDSQEFSPSCYERSFRAFPKCLTTSLSSDQNNVACQTMATIQEASTSILSPRKSTHRRQKRKGKRKKQQKKKDKQRQRRRMPSGVPEQESGSSLIPILEDSSVEERSDLSTSCCSSFESSEEDDRRASFYSQQVYNKGSSCSPLNWPVLGNLSSVRSYEHNSSSDSLSSVGDCSLALAGLRGCVSQGDPCYAGPFFKEVERETREDEDEFSEADSVSNEGLIFYHEKIQPVDSEYKEGREYVFQHFIKEGSYGEVHSAEDVNSGFKFAAKKIALKRFNSEEVGAWSALRSPRVVKLFGVVREGPNVVLLMEHKAGSLGQLIVERGRLPEDLSLHYHSQVLTALEYLVKKRVVHLDIKADNVLLSDDGRDTFLCDFGHAERLDNQGQSLSRSKDLKGTETHMAPEIVKGEPRGAKADVWSSCCMLLHMLNGCQPWTRYYNCRLYLKIANEPPPLREIPPDCGSLTAEVIKAGLQKDPLKRSSASDLKEQTDRALREVGGLTSPVKGPYLEPLLNTNKPGDSMQFITSSADFEDEEMHQESVEKLITTGRTKKLTDEEEADAEKSKRGSPHEPQMLISELSHKRDNKITTVPELELRKLVGDFYLSSLSQLHSAEMQEQLLSCLSSDPYSNWEPWDKKDSGRWSLSPGDDLSSGVFSYNSQPDGQVFSLDFLGHTQQPPPCCFEGVDVCIRDFSDKKIRIREMRRVKVGHIATGISDQISERVFTLKTEHGQQIGHDEEVQESGLALRCFPAPDFSTSWRWRIKDGMLETR is encoded by the exons ATGGCGGTGAGACAGAGGCTCTTCAACTCAACAGCGCCTTTCACTGGACCACCAAAAGCTGACCTGAAGGGGACATATCCATCATGCTCCAATGCAGAGCAGGAGACTGAGGAGGCACAAGAGGAGGGGAAGGATGGCAAAATGGGATTTACGCAAAAGTGGTCTGCTGATAAACTCACTAAACTCCTGACACATGGAACTGCAGAACAAGTGGAAGAAATGCAGTTCAAGACCTCAACCATTGTTGCTCAGGCAGAAT GTGAAACCCAGGACTCCCAGGAGTTTAGCCCTTCCTGTTATGAACGATCCTTCCGTGCCTTCCCTAAATGCTTGACCACCAG TCTTTCATCTGACCAAAACAATGTGGCGTGCCAAACAATGGCCACCATCCAGGAAGCAAGCACATCAATACTCTCCCCAAGAAAGAGTACCCATAGGAGACAGAAACGTAAGGggaagaggaagaagcagcagaagaagaaggacaAGCAGCGACAGAGACGTCGAATGCCTTCTGGAGTGCCTGAACAAGAAAGTGGAAGTTCTCTGATCCCGATCCTG gAGGACTCTTCTGTTGAAGAGAGAAGCGATCTCAGTACCTCTTGCTGTAGCAGCTTTGAAAGCTCAGAGGAAGACGACCGAAGGGCTTCTTTTTACAGCCAACAAGTTTACAACAAAGGCTCAAGCTGTTCCCCTTTGAACTGGCCAGTTTTGGGTAACCTCTCCAGTGTTCGGTCATATGAGCACAACAGCAGCTCGGACTCTCTTAGCAGTGTGGGAGACTGCTCACTGGCCCTTGCTGGGCTCAGGGGCTGTGTCAGTCAGGGGGATCCATGCTATGCAGGGCCATTTTTCAAAGAAGTGGAGAGGGAGACTAGGGAAGACGAAGATGAGTTCTCGGAAGCTGACTCTGTTAGCAATGAGGGACTAATTTTTTATCATGAA AAAATTCAGCCTGTGGACTCAGAGTACAAAGAAGGGAGAGAGTATGTCTTCCAGCACTTCATCAAGGAAGGCTCCTATGGTGAAGTACACAGTGCTGAAGATGTGAACAGTGGGTTCAAATTTGCTGCCAAAAAG ATCGCCCTGAAGAGGTTCAACAGTGAGGAGGTGGGTGCGTGGAGTGCCCTCAGATCTCCTCGTGTGGTGAAGCTCTTTGGAGTGGTTAGAGAGGGGCCTAATGTCGTCCTTCTGATGGAACACAAAGCTG GCTCTTTGGGCCAGCTGATAGTGGAACGTGGTCGACTGCCAGAGGATTTAAGTCTCCACTACCACTCTCAAGTTTTAACAGCGTTGGAGTACTTAGTGAAGAAAAGGGTGGTGCATCTCGATATTAAAG CCGACAACGTGTTGCTGTCGGATGATGGTAGAGACACCTTCCTATGTGACTTTGGACATGCCGAAAGGCTCGACAATCAGGGTCAGAGCCTCAGTAGGTCCAAAG ATCTGAAGGGCACAGAGACTCACATGGCCCCTGAAATAGTAAAAGGAGAACCCCGCGGAGCTAAAGCAGATGTGTGGAGCAGCTGCTGTATGTTACTGCACATGCTCAATGGTTGTCAGCCTTGGACAAGATACTATAATTGTCGCCTTTATTTGAAG ATTGCTAACGAGCCCCCTCCTCTGAGAGAGATCCCACCTGACTGTGGCTCTCTCACTGCTGAAGTTATAAAAGCAGGACTCCAGAAGGATCCACTGAAGAGATCATCAGCATCTGACCTCAAAGAACAAACTGACAGAGCTCTGAGAGAAG TTGGAGGACTCACCAGCCCAGTGAAGGGTCCCTACTTAGAGCCCTTGCTTAACACCAACAAACCAGGTGACTCCATGCAATTCATCACCAGCAGTGCTGACTTTGAGGATGAAGAGATGCACCAAGAGTCCGTGGAAAAGCTGATCACAACAGGGAGGACAAAGAAACTGACTGATGAAGAAGAGGCAGACGCTGAGAAGTCGAAACGAGGCTCGCCTCATGAACCACAAATGCTGATCTCTGAGCTGAGCCACAAGAGGGACAACAAAATCACCACGGTACCTGAACTTGAGCTGCGGAAGCTGGTTGGAG atTTCTATCTGAGCAGCCTCTCCCAGCTTCATTCTGCTGAGATGCAGGAGCAGTTGTTGTCTTGCCTCAGCAGTGACCCTTACTCGAACTGGGAACCGTGGGACAAAAAG GACTCTGGCCGCTGGTCTCTGAGCCCAGGAGACGACCTCAGCTCCGGTGTCTTCTCCTACAATAGCCAGCCAGATGGGCAGGTGTTCAGCTTGGATTTCCTGGGTCACACACAGCAGCCACCACCTTGCTGTTTTGAAG GGGTGGATGTCTGCATCAGAGACTTTAGTGATAAGAAAATCCGGATCAGAGAGATGCGTCGGGTGAAGGTTGGCCATATTGCCACTGGAATCAGTGATCAG ATCTCTGAGAGGGttttcacactgaaaactgagCACGGCCAGCAGATTGGTCACGATGAGGAGGTGCAAGAGTCCGGCCTGGCGCTCCGCTGTTTTCCAGCTCCAGACTTCAGCACTTCCTGGAGATGGAGAATCAAAGATGGCATGCTGGAAACACGATAG